The stretch of DNA gagaaataattaaatgaagaaactgaaatgaaaaacaataaaacatctgaaaacacaaaaacagaaaaaaaaaataataaaaaaaaacagaaattaagactaaacaaacgaaaatgaaaaactcataaaaagaacaaataaattaaactaaaaaataaaagccctaaaaaactaaacaaaactaaaagaaatgttaaaatgaaaaacctaaaatagtaaaatcgataaacacaaaacacaataatgtcaaatacgaaaaaaatttcaaaaaggggggaaacgaaaaagaaaccgaaaacaaacctgagATCGAAGACCAGCTCCATCTTAATCATTTTTTGAGCATCATCTTGATGAATTTTTTCCTGAGCATCATCTTAATCATTACAGTTATGGGATTCGGtaatgggagttgaaaaaaaattaaagaacaaaaaaaagagGGAAATCGAGTTGGGATTGTGGAGGGGGAAGTGTTTAGCTATGGaggttaatatttaaaaaaaaaaaaactgaaaagaaatgaaaaataaaaagcaaaaagaagagaaaaaaaaaaagagagaaatgaTATATAGAAAGATTGATGTGGTACATCAATCTCACGTGTCAATCAAGAAAGCATTTATTGtgtgtgcatgtggtacaaatgtaaaaaattaaaagaaaagggTATAAATGTTTGGGTAACCGTGTAGTGGTTTTTtggtaataaaattaatattttgtatttttaatgtaaaaatttcttctatatatatatatatttgatagaCTTATCTTTAcgtcatatatataaatgtgtctCCTTGCAATTATTTTTTGTTCCATTAATGTTGCTGAAGTTTGATAAAAATATGGATGTGAGCATTTACTCTCATCTCTACACATAGAAGTTCTTATTAAAATCTAGAATGACTTGtcccccattttttttttaataaaagttaaagttttctttattttttttttcttttcttaattgtttttttaggaagaaaatttaagtatttattatgAAGGAGATATTTATACTTGTATTAGTTACATGTTAAAGGACTTGAGGATAGCTCAAGTAGTCATAAACCGTGTGTTGGAGGTCTGAGTTTGAGTCCCAAATTATACATTCTATAATATAATTAacgcttaaattaaaaaaaaaaaaaaagttacatgCTGAAGACTAGAAGGTCTTAATATTATTAAGAGTGGTTAAATTAGGGCACCCACTAAGTTTATGACAATACATGATGAAATTTGGAACATTATATTGCTTTACTGCATTTATTGCAATGCTTTCTAGTGGTACCTACTACCTACCCTGGTCCATATTCAGTCCATTATTTTGGAAAAGAATCACTATCAAATTTCATCATAGTATAAAAATCGttagcaaaaagaaaaaataatataaatacattataaatatatatttataaatgaaaattcatGTTTTAGGATCATATGTTACTTCTTCAAGCTCTCATTTGTATCAAACATTAAATTTCTGGACCATGCCACAATAGACATCATCTACAACAATAATGATATCAGTGATATGCACATGTTTATACTATATTCACATCGCTTAATTAGAGAGGTAAGTTTTTGAAATGAAAACTCATTGTGTCCCACATTATTATATTGTTCTAGGTTAGGTACTCAAACTCATGCATATGCTTTAATGAAACCCAACTGTGAAACCAAAGAGGTTGTTGAAACTTGAATTATATGAGAGTATAAACAGTGCTGATATCATTGATCAAGCTAAGAACTTTTCCTCTGTTATTCTTTTTAGGTGCATTTCAGCTATGGAGTGTCAAAAAAATCTGCAGGGTGATCTTGAGTCTATGAGGGTTTTCTACAGAAGTGGAGCAACTAAGGAAATATCTTGGAGAAAGTCACAGCTGAAAGGATTGCTTACTTTTCTTGAGGAAAATGAGGCTGATATTATGAATGCTCTTAAACAAGACTTGGGAAAGCATTATAATGAGGCTTTCAGAGATgaggtaaatatatatatatatacatataattgatATAAAATAGTAGTAAAGACAAGAAGTTGTCAGTGCTGTTACACATTATCCTTTTAGAAAGAAAGAAACgtacttttttttataattgaaacAAGAGTGAAAAAAGTTTGTTCTTTATTGTAGGTTGGAACATTGATAAAGTCTCTAAACTTGGCTTTGAAGTCTTTGAAAACATGGATGTCACCAAAAAAGGTACTCtgataaatttttttcttatcaGTCTTTGACTAAACTTCTTgtaatttttatcaaatttatactaataattCCTATATTTGTTACTGCTTTGTGAATAGGCTAGACTACCTGCAATTGCATTACTGACCACTGCAGAATTGGTTCCTGAGCCTCTTGGTCTGGTTCTCATATTCTCTTCATGGAATTTTCCATTTGGtgggtgaaaaagaaaaaatgtagCAAGACAAAACTAGATAGAAACCTTATTATTGAAAACTCTTATTAATTCTTCTTTCTAAAACATTAATTTATTTCATTTGTTAGGACTGTCCTTGGAACCTCTCATAGGAGCACTAGCTGCTGGAAACACAGCTGTTCTGAAACCTTCAGAATTGTCCCCTACTTGCTCTTTTATTCTAGCAAATACCATGCCCAGCTACCTCGACGGTAAAGCTGTCAAAGTTATCCAAGGCGGCTCAGATGTTGGAGAACAGCTCTTGCAACATCGATGGGACAAAATATTCTTTACTGGTATACACACAAACACACATCTATGCATGATCATTTTGAGGTCTAGATGTACTTTCCCATTCATGTCTTCTCTGTTAAGTAGGAATTTCCTTGTGAATGGCTTACATTTAAATCAAGGTGGAGCTACACTATGTTAGAGAGTCTCACATTGATAATGTGTGGAAACTTAATACCATTTATAAGATCATAAGGCTACTCCAATCATAGCCAATTAGTTTGGAGATGTATCCCCATACTTCTTACCATACAACTCACTATCCTATTTTCTAACATCATACTAGCAGCTGTCAAACTTGTTTTCCTTATTAATATCCCTCACCTAACTTAAATTTTTGGCTTCGCCCTCATTCAATATTGAATCAATGATATAGGTAGTCCTCGAGTGGCACAGATAGTCATGTCTGCAGCTGCTAAGTTTTTAACACCAATTGTGCTGGAGCTGGGTGGAAAATGCCCTGCTGTTTTTGATTCCTTGTCATATTCTTGGGACAGAGAGGTAATTAAAGGCATAAACTTTATTGTTTAGGAAAAATAGTTAAAAGTTTTTCTTTAACTATTTTGTTCATGTAATGACAAGGCGGCTGTAAGACGAATCCTTGTGGGGAAATTTGGGACTTGTGCTGGACAAGCTTGCATAACAATTGATCATGTTCTTGTGGAAAAGAATTTCCTGCCCATATTGGTAAGAAAACAAGAGCTTTCTCACATTTTCTGATATAACAAACAAGAACTCAAGCATGGTTAAAAAAAATCACGTGTTCTTGTTGTTTAGGTGGACTTACTGAAGACCAACACTAGGAAAATGTTTGGAGAAAACCCCCAACTGTCAAACTCCATGGCCAGGATAGTAAACAAGCATAATTTCTTGAGATTGAAAAATCTTTTGGATGATCCTGCTGTTAAGTCTTCAATTGTTTATGGTGGCAAAATTGATGAGGAAAACTTGTAAAAGACAACTTTTTAAGTTTCTTTGGTGAATAAAATTAGCATTTGTTTAGTGacaaaatcataacttttgtCAACTTTTATGCAGGTTCATCGAGCCAACGATCTTGGTAGACCCTCCGTTTGAGTCTGAAATCATGACAGAAGAGATCTTTGGACCATTGCTTCCAATCATCACGGTGAAGATCATTAAAAGACTGTTTTTCTCTTTTGTTTTCGGAACAATAACTTACATAACTACTCTTTTTCTTTGCTTGGACAGTTGGAGAAGATTGAAGATAGCATAGAATTCATAAAGCTAAGGCCTAAACCACTTGCTATATATGCcttcaccaagagcaaaacaCTAGAGAGAAGAATCATATCAGAGACATCTTCAGGGAGTGTGACAATGAATGATGCCATAATTCAAGTACTTCTTTTTagcattttcattatttttctttacaCTGAAAAAGAAGGGTTTTATAACAACAATTTTTGGTGCATCTGTTTTTTTAATACTAATTTGGACCCTTATTATCATCATTACATTGCTTGACTTAACAATGGATTTTTCTTCTCATGACTGTTGAAAAATGCAGTACGCTGCAGATGCAGTCCCTTTTGGAGGGGTTGGAGAAAGTGGGATTGGAAGGTACCATGGAAAGTTTTCCTTTGATACATTCAGCCATGAAAAAACAGTGGTAAGAAGAAGCTTCTTCACTGATTTTTGGTTCAGATATCCTCCATGGAATGACCACCAGCTTCAACTCTTTCGTGTTGCTTACAACTATGATTACTTGGGTATTGCCCTTGTCATGCTTGGCTTGAAGAGAGCCAAAAAGAATTCATACTCtatctaaatatataaaaataaatttggatACATTATGTACAAGTATATTGTTTTCATATCTAAGTTGTATTCTTTGTGCTTTTCTTCTAATTATATATTGAGTCAGATAAATGCCAATATTATAAGTAAGGAGTGGATGAGATGAGTGTATTAGTTTGTAATAGTGGGAGCTGCCATATTTTGATGCTTTACTAAAAGGCCAAATTAAATTGTTCATATAAAATTCtagctttttatttttaaaatctttccaatataaaatctaatgcAAGGATTTATTTTGGAATGTGTTCACGTGGTTTTTGTCAAATGATCTAAGAAAATCGTAAAAGATAGAGGACTATGCTGATTAAATTTTAGCAAAATAAAATCGCAAAAAAGTAAATTAAAGAAGACACCGGGATTTATAGTAGTTTGCTCTTGTGTCGCGACGATAATGGGCTACGTCTACTTTataatttattgattttgttcgACACACCAGAATTATATTCTCAAGAGTGTGGACAATGATGCAAAAAGAATTTCTAGGCAAAATCTATGTCAAGGCGTATGAACAGGAACTCATGGGAGATCAACTATCTATAAACTCAACAATAATGGTGGTGATAATCAATGTTCTTGGGAAAAGtgaaaaaagaaaagtcaaGGATAGAGAATGGTTCGCTTATCCTTGGAGGAATCGTTTATATGTTGTTAGACTATAATATGTAGGGGTGtttattggatcacatccaatgtttttaggcctatccagatccgatccaatcatatattggatgttagattttaccatccaatccgatccaatcaatttcagtcatccaatcgatccaacatccattggatgttggattggattggtTCTATCtattggatgtatttcatatatgttgaccgagattttcggcaactattagaatatgattatattaaaaagctgtaagaaagtgagatgaagatttttacgtggttggggcgttaatgagccttagtccacgagtctttgttattaatggatgtatttaatacagattccacacttgagagaatgtttttctcataaatacagagaatgttcttggtgagtattttctcttcttgcccttatgcaacccaagattctcgaccccattaaatgagctttgagggggtatttatagtgttttggtggggtaatcccaagaattgttcttacacatgtatctgtaagtatccataaagttgggtatttccgatgaatataccatgggtgatgcatggtcaaatccctaggtgctgtagggtttttatgaagaatgtcctttttgccttgtgattgacgtgactcttcgcagagtagccgtcgctagagttaaatgatcattactgtagcgctgctgtttgggggttgtgccgtcagactttatggcgtgttacagtcccaacacgcttcctcccatgcggcattaaatgcgacttgattgctcgggagagacctgacacatcccggagggccttcacgctatgcgagcttcctggagtaccttgtactccgggtgcctcctccgggacccatgctaacggcgcttccttgtggcgcacaaagacttaacaaacatttacaagttatctgatccacgtgttccatttcgactggtccacgtattttgggcgaattcaggggcaacatttaccccccaagccttgtttacttagtaaaaataaaccaaggcttgtttaagtacctccggtcgactcctcgtttccctggctcaagcctcgagcgcgtgagggcacatttaatgatgtcatttaatgcagcgatttgctttttgcaggaatgtctccggccgcctcctcggtcttctgacaCGAACttggggcgcgtggaggtgcgtttaataatggcattaaatgcagcgattcgcttttgcagaggtcgattcgtttcacgccctttgattgatgtggcgcattaatggtgtcagacggatactcaaacgtttccaccgcctttatggcagatTGATATGATCCGTTGATcttcgggaattcgaatcgtgcctctcccccaccgtgcgattggtaggtgatgacgcatgttcctcatgcgtttttgcctataaaagccaccacctttccttcatttcggttacttcccattccttgccatttctgctcgaatttcccagagagaaaattccccaaagtagcacgaactgtccTAGCACTTAGACACTTCTTTCAGTTTTCCAGTGTTTACCTTcgccagttcttctcaactttcacttgaccacattcagtacccccagctcaacgatctactgtaagtttcttgcatccttagataataacatgctttcatttacttcgttcgttttctgggttcgtacttcgAGTTCTGAGTGAGCGTTTTAAGTTCTTTGAGTGTTCTGTTTTATGGGTACTGCGTTAGTTTTAGAAttgccattatcatgcctctgttataATCGTACAGCTTTGTTGAAGagagccatgtgttcttcgttcaacagttgcttagggcatagaatggtttttcttttttttttgttgcaaaaccactttctgcgatttcactgcacccgaaacttgttcagggattctctctaGGGTTtctcatgtgacacgtgtccggagggggcctctttccagcggttaggggacccccactccctttttcttgacttagggtttggtatgggacctaactgctggaattttcttttttccctttttgtctTTCGCAGAACAcaacatgtctgcttctggttcgaaatcttcgaagaagaagggaaaagacatggccacgttggaggaggtttccctggggcCTGTTGCAAAGGAGGGGTACAAATCCAGAGcgaccgggtgggaagcggccgagcttcgatccaccCTGACTTGTcttcaccagctggagaacattattgaagttgctgggatcaaaccctccacctcagggacctatcaccggcctccttgtgactcggagacgcctaatcataactatgacggcttcggagcttggagtcagacccatttgatggccggtgccatgctcccgctccaagattactttgtgaatttccttgtatttgtcggccttgcgccataccaacttattcctcaagcttaccgcttgctctcaggcttatttattttttacaccgcccgcggctgggggtctcccagtccggcggaaattttatatttttatgaacttgtattcgtccccaagaaaggggacaaacttaaggatggtttttatgggttccggatccaccctgctaacgagggggtggttccgtacaataggcagactcacgttaaggagtaccgccaccgctttttcttctcctccgggttcagggccgtggaccacccggagcttctcacggagtgggtgcggatcccaccttaccagcggacacctcctactcaggctttcctccgaagggcccaagcctttgcctcctatgaTCGCGCCGATCTTCAcgtcgggggcctagtcaccacggagaattgtaggaaggccaaacttatcctttctcaccaatccgtggaggactccaacctctcacgggtcatctgtcacaatgtgagggcgccggttgtggagaaggccttccgggatgagctcattgccacggcagagaagaagtaccaagattatctctaccggaaggcccaggagaaagcatactctaaggcccaggctgcctctgggagaggacttcgcgtggggagtccggtggtgcgaaggagccaagccattgccgggaagtccgaggctaaattttttgacaagattcttcaagaagagattggggatcgtcctgccaggaggccccttcgtattgaagattcttcagagaagcaaacttcccggccacagccttcggcccccgaaccaaactcgggggctcccgatgctagcacctccggtgccggcggtaagtctcccttgataattcgctatgttccttccgttgatgaatacaccagtcataggcccgtagggttcgacgagcgtcttcgtagatttaagatgccgttgacccggtggggggatcgtttgaaggaattttatttttcgaacttaggagattacctgggtcggtcccggatgggctccggccctccggaacctattcccttaggtccatcagattacataacgtccagctggttccggccctcggacagttatctcggagatgacgccgccagccttaaagtacaggactttgctagggctgaattaggaagttcgggtaggagtagcttatttgttatgtcttgtataagcggttcctcacggtcttctaacacttgcttattttgtgaatcaggtatctccatggatgccatcctggaccaGCTTGCTggagttcatactcccgtggctcctccggcctttacctccTCTCCCCCGGCACCTtcattgaaggtttcttccaacgctccccccgacactattgacttagttgatgacgaggaggtgcttccgggagaagg from Cannabis sativa cultivar Pink pepper isolate KNU-18-1 chromosome 2, ASM2916894v1, whole genome shotgun sequence encodes:
- the LOC115721408 gene encoding aldehyde dehydrogenase family 3 member F1 isoform X1, encoding MSIIRCFSPKIKNMHMLTWCISAMECQKNLQGDLESMRVFYRSGATKEISWRKSQLKGLLTFLEENEADIMNALKQDLGKHYNEAFRDEVGTLIKSLNLALKSLKTWMSPKKARLPAIALLTTAELVPEPLGLVLIFSSWNFPFGLSLEPLIGALAAGNTAVLKPSELSPTCSFILANTMPSYLDGKAVKVIQGGSDVGEQLLQHRWDKIFFTGSPRVAQIVMSAAAKFLTPIVLELGGKCPAVFDSLSYSWDREAAVRRILVGKFGTCAGQACITIDHVLVEKNFLPILVDLLKTNTRKMFGENPQLSNSMARIVNKHNFLRLKNLLDDPAVKSSIVYGGKIDEENLFIEPTILVDPPFESEIMTEEIFGPLLPIITLEKIEDSIEFIKLRPKPLAIYAFTKSKTLERRIISETSSGSVTMNDAIIQYAADAVPFGGVGESGIGRYHGKFSFDTFSHEKTVVRRSFFTDFWFRYPPWNDHQLQLFRVAYNYDYLGIALVMLGLKRAKKNSYSI
- the LOC115721408 gene encoding aldehyde dehydrogenase family 3 member F1 isoform X2 codes for the protein MECQKNLQGDLESMRVFYRSGATKEISWRKSQLKGLLTFLEENEADIMNALKQDLGKHYNEAFRDEVGTLIKSLNLALKSLKTWMSPKKARLPAIALLTTAELVPEPLGLVLIFSSWNFPFGLSLEPLIGALAAGNTAVLKPSELSPTCSFILANTMPSYLDGKAVKVIQGGSDVGEQLLQHRWDKIFFTGSPRVAQIVMSAAAKFLTPIVLELGGKCPAVFDSLSYSWDREAAVRRILVGKFGTCAGQACITIDHVLVEKNFLPILVDLLKTNTRKMFGENPQLSNSMARIVNKHNFLRLKNLLDDPAVKSSIVYGGKIDEENLFIEPTILVDPPFESEIMTEEIFGPLLPIITLEKIEDSIEFIKLRPKPLAIYAFTKSKTLERRIISETSSGSVTMNDAIIQYAADAVPFGGVGESGIGRYHGKFSFDTFSHEKTVVRRSFFTDFWFRYPPWNDHQLQLFRVAYNYDYLGIALVMLGLKRAKKNSYSI